A region from the Parcubacteria group bacterium genome encodes:
- a CDS encoding AMP-binding protein encodes MKKKDLQLKLLNETLRVARKSAFYKDKLLKYPKKINDVARLAEFPFTTKKELRECYPFGTLAVPVSDVIELHTSSGTTGKATLSFYTKEDLKNGSKAIAQAWKCFGVNENSRVQFMMSYGLFSGATLNTYAIQELGGLVIPASIQSAEKQIQMMLDFKTDTIVGTVGYYFYLLDYLNENKISLEQFSLKRGIMAGEIYSDKIREEIERKFNIKIFDHYGLCEVNTGIAYECDFRTGLHILDEYVLPEIIDPESGEVLPMDSEGELVLTTLKKNASPLIRYRTGDITSIKSGKCPCGRNSVRIDRIKRRVDDLLFIKGIKVDPYELKDHIFEIASEYIYGDIKIKIRNDFKNYRPEILVSLKELSNVTILNFIKKSLKEKTLLSFDIKHVDRDYFQRGSNNKVKFVEYIDKG; translated from the coding sequence ATGAAGAAAAAAGATCTGCAATTAAAGCTTCTGAATGAGACTCTGCGGGTAGCTAGAAAATCAGCTTTTTATAAAGACAAGCTTCTTAAATATCCAAAGAAAATAAATGATGTTGCTCGGTTAGCAGAATTTCCATTCACAACAAAAAAAGAATTGAGGGAATGCTATCCCTTTGGCACGCTGGCGGTACCAGTTAGTGATGTTATTGAGCTACATACTAGTTCTGGCACGACAGGAAAAGCTACGCTGTCTTTTTATACTAAAGAGGATTTAAAAAATGGATCAAAAGCAATCGCGCAGGCCTGGAAGTGTTTTGGGGTGAATGAGAATAGCCGCGTGCAATTTATGATGAGTTATGGGCTATTTAGTGGTGCAACTCTCAATACCTATGCGATTCAAGAGCTTGGCGGGTTAGTGATACCTGCCAGTATCCAATCAGCCGAAAAGCAAATACAAATGATGTTAGATTTTAAAACGGATACTATCGTTGGAACGGTGGGTTATTACTTTTACCTTCTGGATTATTTGAATGAAAATAAAATTTCACTTGAACAGTTTTCTCTTAAGCGCGGTATAATGGCTGGCGAAATATATTCTGATAAAATCCGGGAGGAGATTGAGCGTAAATTTAATATAAAAATATTTGATCACTATGGATTATGTGAAGTCAATACCGGCATAGCATATGAATGTGATTTTAGGACGGGACTACATATTTTAGATGAGTATGTTTTGCCGGAAATTATTGATCCGGAGAGTGGTGAGGTTTTGCCTATGGATAGCGAGGGCGAGCTGGTGCTCACTACATTAAAAAAGAATGCGTCGCCACTAATACGGTATCGTACCGGCGATATTACGTCGATAAAATCAGGCAAATGTCCTTGTGGTAGGAATTCTGTTCGAATAGATAGGATAAAGAGAAGGGTCGATGATCTCTTGTTTATCAAGGGAATAAAGGTTGATCCATATGAGCTAAAAGATCACATTTTTGAAATTGCGAGCGAGTATATTTATGGTGATATAAAAATAAAAATACGGAATGATTTTAAAAATTATAGGCCAGAAATATTAGTTAGTTTAAAGGAGTTATCTAATGTAACCATTTTAAATTTTATAAAAAAATCATTAAAGGAAAAAACATTACTGAGTTTTGATATTAAGCATGTTGACCGCGATTATTTTCAAAGGGGGTCAAATAATAAAGTTAAATTTGTCGAATATATTGACAAGGGGTAA